The Methanosphaera cuniculi sequence CAGTTACTCTTTTATCACCTGGAAGTCTTCCACGTACACTTATTAATTCTTTAAGTGTATCTTCTGAAATTTCTCCCCATGTGATGTAATCTTTACCTTTTTGAAGCATTCCATCATAACTTGGTGTTTCTGGAATTACTGTAGCATGGCTGATTCTTGTAAGATTGAGCATGTTAAGGTTGTCTGCTATATTCTTTTTAATTCCGGTTCTTCCACGAACTCTTATTACTGCATACATATTATTTCTACTCCTTACATTAAATCTTAGATTACTCCAAGTTCTTTAAGTTCTTTTTCTGATGCTTTTACACTGGATAATGCTTTAAGAGCGTCAAATACTGCTCCTGCAAAGTTAATTGTAGTCTGTGTTTGTCCACGTGTCATAGACCATACATCTGCTACTCCTGCAAGACCAAGTATAGTTTTTCCTACATCTCCAATAGCAAGTCCTACTCCTGCTGGTGCTGGGATAAGTGTTACATTTACACTACTCATTTTACCATCAACTTTATATGGTACGGTGTGTCTTCTTCCACATCCACAACCCCAATCTCCACAACCTCTTTGTACTTTAATTAGGTTGTATTTTGCTTCGTCAACTGCTTTTCTGATAGCAGGTCCTACTTCTTGAGATTTACCTTCTCCAAGACCTACGTATCCATTTCTGTTTCCTACAGCTACGATTACTCTAAAGTTAACTTTTCTACCAGATTTGTGCATTCTTTGAACAAGGTTAACATCCATAACTTCTTCTTCAAGATCTGGTAATAGTGCGTCAACAATTTCTAATTCCATTATTGGAAGTCCTTTTTCTAATATTTGATCAATATCTGTGATTTCACCGTCTTTTACTTTACGTCCAAGTTCGGTTTTTGGTTCCCAGTTTTCCATATTGAACCTATTAGAGTTGTTCTTGTTGTTTGATCTATTTGATCTTTTGCTCATTGTGTTGCCTCATCTATTTTTTCTTTAACGCTTTCGAAATGATCTGGTATTTCTTCTGGAGATAATCCACATCTTATATAATTTGCGAATTTAACGTTTTTCTCATCTTCATCCATACTTTTTGCATATTCTGCAATGTGTTCTCCTCTGATTCTGGATTCATCAGGTAATACAACATCATTGTGTGGTACTTCTAATCCAGCATCTAGTGCTCCTTTTAATGCTGCATATATTTTTGTACCTCTAATTGATGGTTGAAGTCCAATATCTAGTATGGTTTCATCAAATCCTTCAGCTAATGCTTTTTTACCAAATAAGTATCCGGTTAAGTAAGCAGCGGATGTGTTTTTACCATTTCCTAACCATCCAAATTCTTTTAATTGTTTGGAGTTAGCTGAAACTAGTGTTTCATCACCGTTTTCTCCGATTTTAATTAATTGAATAATTGTATGATTAGAAGTAACTCTAACAACCATTCTTGTTTTATTAAGGTCTACTAATTTATATCTTTGATTGTAATTAGTTTTTCCTTCTCTTCTTCTTTTGAAATGTACTTTATAAGTTGCGCTACGTGCCACTTCTATTCCTCCACTTCTTTAAGCATTCCGTGATCTTTTGCATAAGTTTTCATGTAAGATTTACTTCTGAATGATCCACCTTTTGCCATATTATATAATTTACGATAGGTTGTTCTATCAATTTCATCGTTTTCACGCATATCTTTTAGAACAACTCTAAGTGCACGAATGGTACTCATCCATGCTTGTTTTTTAGGAGTTCTTGCGTGTTTTGCCCCTTTTCTACTACCTTGACCTTTTCTTCTTCCTTTACTTTTTTGTTCAGCGTTCTTTTTACTTCTAAAACTGCTTATTCCATTAACAGGTTTTGCTTTGATGATTCCATCATTGATCAAAGCTTTAATACTGTTTCTTGTGATTGCTCTTGAAACTTCTTCTATGTGTTCTGGATCAATCCATACCCTGTTGACTCCTACTTTTAGGATTTTTGCAGCTAATTTTTTCTGTGTAGTAAGATTCATGAAAATCCTCCTAATAATAAAATAATAAATTATTAAATTATAAGTAATTAGATTAAATAGTTTTGTAATGTATTCAAATAATATAAACCCTTTATTGAACCATTACAGTAGTTAATTTAATCTTAATTTAATAATTTTACCCCTAATGTTTTAGCTTCTGCTTCTATTGCTTGTCTTTTTCTTTTTCCTACTGCTGCTGCTATTCTTGCTGCATCAGTTTCAGGATTTAAAGCTTTGATTTGTTCAACATTTTCAACTAGTATGTCATTGTAACCTGAAGGATGTAATCCTCTGGTTGCTTTTGGACAACGGTATCCAATTCTAGCCATTGCTGGTTTACGTGCTTGGTATCGTCGTCTTTTACTTAGTTTACCTCTAGGTCTACGGTAACTATCACCAAGTTTTTTATATCTCCAATATTCTTGTCTTTTGAAGGTTGGTTTTTTAGTCATAAGTAACTTCCTCTATTAAATTTTTATTCATCTATTTCTTCCTGTTTTTTATCCACTAAGTAGATTCCGTCTTGGAATATACGAGGGTCTCTTCCTTTAATTTTGGTTGCTTGTTCAATGTTTGCCATTGTTTGACCAACATGTTCTTTGTTAACACCAGTAATTGTTACATTATCCCCTTTTACTGATACTTTTACATCATCACCAATAATTTTTGCTGTACGTGGACTTCTTTCTCCAAGGAAGTTGTCTATTGTTACAAGTTTACCTTTTACTTTCACTGTCATAGGGAAGTGAGCGTAAACAATTTTCATTTTGTAAGTAAAACCATGTTTTACACCATATATCATATTTGTAATATGAGATCTGATTGTTCCAACCATAGCTTTATCTTTTTTATTTGGGAATGCTACGGAAACTGTAACTTCATCATCATCTTTAGATACAGTGATATTATTATGGTCGAAGTTTCTCTTAATTTCTCCGCCATCACCTTTAACTGTTACATCTGAACCATCTATGGTTACTGTAACTCCTTCTGGGATAGGGATTGTCTCTGTAATTTCTGCTAAATTAACCATTATTTTTCACCTAAAAATTTAATATACATATACTAATAATCTTCCACCAATACCTGCTTCTTTAGCTTCGTGGTGTGTCATTACACCTTGAGGTGTTGTTACAATTAGTATACCAAAGTTTTTTGCTGGTAAGTATCTTTTCTCAAAGTCTTCGAATTCTGTATTTTTTACAGCATGACGTGGTTTGATAACACCACATTTGTTAATGTTACCATTTAATTCTACATTAAATATACCAGCTTTTCCATCATCAACTAATTCGAAATTTCCTATATAATTTTCCTTTTGCATTGTACTTAATACGTGACCTATGAGTTTTGATGCTGGTCTTATTGTACAACTATCATTGTGTTGTAACTCATTGTTTCTTATATTTGTTAATGCATCTGCAAGAGGATCCATAAGAGTCATTCTTTAAACACTCCTTCAATTTTAGTTATATTTTTTAAATCCGATTTTTGGAGCTATTTCTCTAAAGCATTGACGGCATAAGTTAAGTCCGTATCTTCTTACAATAGCAGAATGATCTCCACATCGACTACATTCTCTAGCTGCTTTTCCATATTTTTTTGCCACAAGTTTCACCTTCATCTATTCTTCTATGTTAACTTGGAATTTTTCTTTCATTAATTCCATTGATTCTTCTTTTGTTACGCGTTGTGTTTGTGGTATTTTTTTAGGTCTTAATCTTCTTTCTTTGATTCTGTGACCTGGTTTTTGGAATGTTACAGAAACATCCATACCGAAAATTCCTATATCAGGGTCGTATCTTACACCAGGAATATCAATATGTTCACGAATACCGAAGGATACATTTCCTTCTTCATCAAATTGTGAAGCTTTTATTCTGTTTTCTAGTCCACTTAAAACCATGGAAATAATTTTATCAGCTTTTTCTCCTCTAAGTGTTACTTTACATGCAATTGGTTGTTTTTTTCTTATACCAAATTCAGGGTTTGTAACTTTTGAGTATGTTCTAACAGGTTTTTGATCTACAAGAGTTTCAATAAGTTTTTCTGCTCTTGTTAGTTTTTCTCCACCTTCACCTACACCAATGTTTACAGTTGCTTTTGCAATGTATGGTTTTTCCATTACGTTCATGACTAGTCATCTCCTAATAATGATATAACTGGTTTGTCATTTCCTACAACAAATACATAATCTGCAAGTGTGATAAATGTACCATCTTCTGTATCCATTAATACAGTGTTTGCTTTGGATGATTTTGTAATGTTAATTTCACGAATGATTCCATATTCACCTGTGTGTTTACCACCAGTAATTAATCCAATTGATCCTTCTTCAAATTTTATTGAATCTGAAATTTTTTGATCAGGAATATTTAATAGTAATACATCACTTGTGTTGTATTCTGTTGCATCATCTACGATAACATTTCTTCCATCATGTAAGTTTAGTTGTGTTTTTCCACCTTTAATTGTGGTTTTATCTTCTATACTTGCAAGTTTGAATGTTGAATCTTTTTCATCAATATCTTTTAGTACTAATCTTCCTTTTTCATCTTGTAGTAATCTGAAGCTTTTATTAATTTTTGGTATTGAGATAATATCCATGAATCCCACTGGGAATCTGTGATCTTTTCTTGGTGTACCATCAACTAATACATCACCATTATTAAGGATGATTTTAGCTTCACGAGTATTTTTTGCTACTCCTAAAATTTCTCTTAAAACCATTACAAGAGGTATTGATTTATCTAAAGCATGTGGTCCTGCACTTGACTTGGTTGTCCAAGTTTCTTCTTTTTTGTGAATAGGCCATGTTTTTGGTGCTTTATATCTTTTTAAGTGTTTTCTTGATCCCATATTTGCCATGTTTATAACTTCCTATTTAATGCCTCATTACGTCTTTCGTCATCTAGATATATTTCAGTGATAACTAAGTTTGATGGGTGAATTGGTTGATATAATTTTGAACCATCTTGTTTTTGACTTGATGCTCCATCAACTAGAACACGGTATCTTTTAAGATCTACACCTTCAACTTTTCCTTCAGTTCCTTTAAAGTCACCACGTACTATTTCAACTTCATCTCCTTTACGTACAGGGAATGATCTTCTGTTGAACTCTTTTCTAAGTGCATCTGATAAGTGTACACTCATTGAGTTGTGACGTTTGTGTAGTGGTGCTGTATATAATTCTTTACGTTGTTTTCTTGGTTGTTTTGATTTTGACATAAAAAATATCTCCCATGTTTATACGATTATACTTGCAGCACTACCAATTGCAGGCCAGAGATCTGCAGCTTCTTTAGCAATAGGTCCTCTTACTTCTGAACCTTTAAGTACTCCATCTTCTGTGATGATTACAGCTGCATTATCTTCAAATTTAACTCTTAGACCATCTGCTCGTCTGAATTCTTTTTTCTGACGTACAATAACTGCTGTTGTTACTTCACGTCTCATGTCTGCTGTTCCTTTTTTAACTGAAACAACTACCATGTCACCGACTCCTGCAGTTGCAAGTCTTCTTCTTACTCCTTTAAATCCTTTTACGGATATAATTTCTACTTCACGTGCTCCGGTATTGTCTACACATTGAAGTCTAGCACCGATTGGAAGTGATTTGGAGACACTTGATGTTATTGCTTTCATAGTATCTATTCTCCTTCTTTAACTTCTACTAGCACAAAATGTTTAGTTTTACTTAGTTGTCTGCATTCTGCAATTTTAACAGAATCTCCAACTTTTACGTCAAGACAATCTGGTTTGTGTGCTTGTATTTTAGATTTTCTTTTTTCGTATCTTTCATATTTTTTAATGTACTTATAGAAACTTCTTTCTACTGTTATTGTACGATCTGCCTTATCACTTGTAACTGTTCCTTCTATAATTTGACCTCTCACAGGGAGTTCACCGTGAAATGGACAGTTAGGATCTTGACATTCTTTTTCTGGTTGCTCTACATTAATGCCTACCATATTATTCACCTAATTTTATTAAATTTCTTCTTTATCCGGTCTTCAGGGCGGGCTACAATATATTTTCCTTCGACTAAAACAATCTTATCTTCAGGTAAGTAGAGTTTAAATTCCACTTGGTCTTTAATAAGACGTTTTTCATCATCACCCGTATCTACAACTAGTGTATTACGTGTTTCATCTATAATTTTCCCTTTAATTCCAACACATTCTTTATGGTTACTATCTGTAACTTCAATAGTTAAACCAATAAATTCATGTCGAAATACATTTTGTGGAGTTATCATTGTTTAAAACACCCACATTATTAATTTAATTAATGTTCCCTGGATTTTTAAATAAAAAATTATTTATACCAAAATAGCTGGCTTTTTTTTATCATCTTTTTTTTATTTAAAAATTCTAATTTAAATCTTCACTTTTCACAAATAAGATCTAAAAAAATTTATCTCTTTTAATCCTATTTGATTTCTATAGTATCTGAGGAAAAACCCATTCCTGCAAGTACTTCTTTAACTTTACGTTTATGGTCTCCTTGAAGCTCAATTTGACCTTTTTTGGAAGTACCTCCACAAGCACATTTAGATTTAAGAGTTTTTGTTAACTCACGTATATCTATATCATGTTCATCAATTCCTTCAACTATAGTCATAAGTTTACCAAATCGACGACGTACTGTATATACTTTAACCTTTTGAACTTCACGTGCTATTTCCTCACAGACACATAAGTCTTCTGGAAGACCGCATATTTCACAGATTTTCATCTCTAGTTTATTCTCCCTGTTTTTGTTTTTCTTCATTCATTATAGTAAGAACACGGGCAATAGTTCTTCTAGTTTCTTTGATTTTACCAGGATTGTCCACACCAGATACTGAACCTTTTCCAATTAATGTATCATACTCTGCATGAAGTTCATTAAGTTTGTTTTGAAGTTCATCTAGGCTTAAATCTCTTAGTTCTTTACTTCTTAAAATAACCATAACGAAATTCCCCTTATTCTTCTAATGTTTCCATTACTTCTTCTGTAATTTCTTCGATTTCTGATTCATCTGCAAGTTCTTCAAGTATATCTTCACCAGTAATTTCTTCTTTAATGGTGTCAACACTTTCTTCACTATTTGCTGCTGGTTTAATTTCTTCAACTTCTCCATCAGCTTCGATGATTTCTATGTTATCAGGTAAAACTACTTCAGGTGGCATGATTCTTACATAAATTCCAAGTACTCCAGGTTTAAGTTGTACTGTTGCAAATCCTTCTTTTACGTGTTTTATTGAAGGTTCTCCACATTTTTTTATGTAACCATCATTGAACTTTGCACAAGCTGATCTTGAACCTCTGATTTTACCAGAAATTGTAACTTCTACCCCTTGAGCTCCAGCAGACATAATTCTTCTAATAATAGAATATGCTACACGTCTAAATTGCATTCCTCTTTGAAGCATTGCAACAACTTTATGTGCCATGATTCTTGGATTTAATTCTGGAATTTCAACTTCTTTAACTTCCACTTGAGGATTTTCTAGGTCGAAATTGTTTTTAAGTGTTTTTGTAATTGATCTTACAGTTTTTCCACCACGACCGATAACCATACCAGGTTTTTCAGCATAAACAATAACCATTGTTCCTACAGGTGTAACTTGAATATCCATTCCACCGTAACCTGCACGTTCTAGTTTTTCTTCTAGATATTCATCTATTCGTGTTCTTTTTAATCCTTCTTTTACGAAATCTTTTTCAATCATGTGTATTTAGGCCTCCCCTAATACGATTTGAATGTGTGTAGTAGGTGTGTTTGAAGGGCTTGCTCTACCAAATGCTCTTGGTGTCCAACCTCTTATAATTACCCCTCTATTTGCAGATGCATGAACTAATTTAAGGTTTTCTACATCTAAGTCACTGTTTTCTGCGTTTGCTTCAGCATTTTCTAAAACTTTAAGAATTGCAGCAGCTGCTTTAACAGGGTATCTTCCTGATGACCATCCTACAAGTTCTGATCTGTGACCAACTTTTTTGTTGTGTCTTTTAAATGGTACAACTGTTTTTTTAGCAACAACATCTTCTAAGAATGCTTTAGCATCTTCTAAGTACATGTTACGAATAGATCTACAAATTTCCACAGAGTGTTTTGGAGATATTTTAAGGTTGTGACCTGCTGCTTTTGCTATTTTTTCATCAGGTTTTGGTTGATATGAGTAAGTATTTTTCTTTGCCATATATAACTATCTCCCTATCTATTTAAGTGGTACAAACATTGATGATCTTGTAGCTCCCATACCTGGGTCTCCGTGTTGTACTCTTCCACGAGTTTGTGCAAACTCTCCAAAGTAGCATCCAATCATTTCTGGTTTTATTGTAACTTCTATGAAGTCTTGTCCATTGTAAATACCAAATGTGTATCCTACCATGTTTGGAAGTACAATCATGTCACGACAATGTGTTTTTATAACTATTGGTCTTCCACTATCATTTTTCATGTCTTTAACTTTTTCCATTTTTTCAAGAACTTTTTCTTGTCTTGGTAAAAATCCTCTTTTAAGAGATCTTCTTTGTCTTGATGGTAATAATTCTATAACTTCATCAAGTGACATATCTTGAAGCTCTTCAAGAGTGTATCCTCTAAATTTAAAAATCTTACGAGCCAATTAAGTGCCTCCTTTATCCTATCGTCTTTTACCTGTACGTCTAGCTGCTATGGAACCAACTTTTCTACCTGCAGGTGCATGTCTTGAGATAGTAGTAGGTCTTCCTGGGTGTTGTCTGTTACCTCCACCGTGTGGGTGATCTACAGCGTTCATTGCAACCCCTCTAACAGTCATCATTTTCTTACCTTTAGCTTTTAAAGCATGGTATCTGTTACCAGCTTTAAGGAATGGTTTATCTTTACGTCCTCCACCTGCTACAACTCCTACAGTTGCACGACTTCTAGGGTTAAATGCTTTTAATTCACCAGATGGTAATTCTATCATTGTTTTACCAACATCGTGGGTGATTAATGATGCATATGTACCAGATGATCTTACGAATTTTCCACCATCTCCAGGGTTGTTTTCAATGTTGAATACTGGAGTTCCTTCTGGAATTTCACTTAATGGTAATGTGTTTCCTGGTTCTACAGGTGCTGATACACCTACTTCTATTTCATCATCTATTGCAATACTTTCTGGTGCAAGAACTAATTTTTCTTCACCATTTTCAAATTTAACAATTGCAACAGGTGCTGATCGTCCAGGATCGTGAATAATATCTGTAACTATACCTTTTAAACTTCCTTCACGTTCAAATTTATCATATGATCGGTATGCTACTTTTCCTCTGAATCTGTGTGATGAACTACGATATGTTGGAGTTCCTCGACCTCTTCTTTGAATAATCAATCTTTTTCCCATAATCATTCCTCCTATTAATATTTACTATCTTTAGAATACACCTAAACTTATAGCTATATCTTCAGCTATTCCAGATTCTTCTACTTCAATAGTAGCTACTTTTTCTCCTCTAGGAGTAATGTGTGTATTTACACTTAATACTTTTGTTTCGTATAATTCTTGGAAAGCATCTTTAATTACTCTTTTATTAGCAGATCTACGAACAACAAATGTGATTTTGTTTTCATCATAAATTTGATTCATTGTCTTTTCTGATAAACGTGGTTTTATTATTACTGAATATGGATCCATAATAAACTAACTCCTATTTTGTTGGAATAAATCTCCAAGCTTTTCTATAGCAGATTTTGTGTAAATTGTTAATCTTCCTGCGTGTGTTCCTGGTGCAAGTAATTCAGCATTGATATTGTTTACTTCTACAACATCTACTCCAGCATGGTTACGTGCTCCGAGTTTGATTCCACGGTCATTACCAACAACTACAAGAGGTCCACTTGGTGTTCTGTATTTTCTTCCTCTTAGTTTTCCTTTACCAGATTTAATTTTTCTTCCTTTTTTAGCTCTTACAATATCATCCATGATACCTAAGTTTTTGAAGATTTCTCTGGTTTCTTTAGCTGTTTTAATGGTTTCTAATTCATCATCTACAATGAAAGGTACTTGTTCAAGATTTGAAACTTGATGTCCTCTTTTTTCAACTAAGTTTTTATTAGCTGTTGCTGCAATTGCAGATCTGATAGCTAATATTCTTTCTTTTTTATTTACTTTTTCATGATAAATTGTAT is a genomic window containing:
- the rpmD gene encoding 50S ribosomal protein L30, giving the protein MYAVIRVRGRTGIKKNIADNLNMLNLTRISHATVIPETPSYDGMLQKGKDYITWGEISEDTLKELISVRGRLPGDKRVTDEYVKENTDYDSVDALATAIFNQETTMKDAGLKPIFRLNPPRKGYEGTKKPYTEGGSLGYRSENINELIEKMI
- a CDS encoding 30S ribosomal protein S5, with the translated sequence MSKRSNRSNNKNNSNRFNMENWEPKTELGRKVKDGEITDIDQILEKGLPIMELEIVDALLPDLEEEVMDVNLVQRMHKSGRKVNFRVIVAVGNRNGYVGLGEGKSQEVGPAIRKAVDEAKYNLIKVQRGCGDWGCGCGRRHTVPYKVDGKMSSVNVTLIPAPAGVGLAIGDVGKTILGLAGVADVWSMTRGQTQTTINFAGAVFDALKALSSVKASEKELKELGVI
- a CDS encoding 50S ribosomal protein L18 translates to MARSATYKVHFKRRREGKTNYNQRYKLVDLNKTRMVVRVTSNHTIIQLIKIGENGDETLVSANSKQLKEFGWLGNGKNTSAAYLTGYLFGKKALAEGFDETILDIGLQPSIRGTKIYAALKGALDAGLEVPHNDVVLPDESRIRGEHIAEYAKSMDEDEKNVKFANYIRCGLSPEEIPDHFESVKEKIDEATQ
- a CDS encoding 50S ribosomal protein L19e, with the protein product MNLTTQKKLAAKILKVGVNRVWIDPEHIEEVSRAITRNSIKALINDGIIKAKPVNGISSFRSKKNAEQKSKGRRKGQGSRKGAKHARTPKKQAWMSTIRALRVVLKDMRENDEIDRTTYRKLYNMAKGGSFRSKSYMKTYAKDHGMLKEVEE
- a CDS encoding 50S ribosomal protein L32e, with the protein product MTKKPTFKRQEYWRYKKLGDSYRRPRGKLSKRRRYQARKPAMARIGYRCPKATRGLHPSGYNDILVENVEQIKALNPETDAARIAAAVGKRKRQAIEAEAKTLGVKLLN
- a CDS encoding 50S ribosomal protein L6, with protein sequence MVNLAEITETIPIPEGVTVTIDGSDVTVKGDGGEIKRNFDHNNITVSKDDDEVTVSVAFPNKKDKAMVGTIRSHITNMIYGVKHGFTYKMKIVYAHFPMTVKVKGKLVTIDNFLGERSPRTAKIIGDDVKVSVKGDNVTITGVNKEHVGQTMANIEQATKIKGRDPRIFQDGIYLVDKKQEEIDE
- a CDS encoding 30S ribosomal protein S8, whose protein sequence is MTLMDPLADALTNIRNNELQHNDSCTIRPASKLIGHVLSTMQKENYIGNFELVDDGKAGIFNVELNGNINKCGVIKPRHAVKNTEFEDFEKRYLPAKNFGILIVTTPQGVMTHHEAKEAGIGGRLLVYVY
- a CDS encoding 30S ribosomal protein S14, producing the protein MKVKLVAKKYGKAARECSRCGDHSAIVRRYGLNLCRQCFREIAPKIGFKKYN
- a CDS encoding 50S ribosomal protein L5; its protein translation is MNVMEKPYIAKATVNIGVGEGGEKLTRAEKLIETLVDQKPVRTYSKVTNPEFGIRKKQPIACKVTLRGEKADKIISMVLSGLENRIKASQFDEEGNVSFGIREHIDIPGVRYDPDIGIFGMDVSVTFQKPGHRIKERRLRPKKIPQTQRVTKEESMELMKEKFQVNIEE
- a CDS encoding 30S ribosomal protein S4e, with translation MANMGSRKHLKRYKAPKTWPIHKKEETWTTKSSAGPHALDKSIPLVMVLREILGVAKNTREAKIILNNGDVLVDGTPRKDHRFPVGFMDIISIPKINKSFRLLQDEKGRLVLKDIDEKDSTFKLASIEDKTTIKGGKTQLNLHDGRNVIVDDATEYNTSDVLLLNIPDQKISDSIKFEEGSIGLITGGKHTGEYGIIREINITKSSKANTVLMDTEDGTFITLADYVFVVGNDKPVISLLGDD
- the rplX gene encoding 50S ribosomal protein L24 encodes the protein MSKSKQPRKQRKELYTAPLHKRHNSMSVHLSDALRKEFNRRSFPVRKGDEVEIVRGDFKGTEGKVEGVDLKRYRVLVDGASSQKQDGSKLYQPIHPSNLVITEIYLDDERRNEALNRKL
- a CDS encoding 50S ribosomal protein L14; this translates as MKAITSSVSKSLPIGARLQCVDNTGAREVEIISVKGFKGVRRRLATAGVGDMVVVSVKKGTADMRREVTTAVIVRQKKEFRRADGLRVKFEDNAAVIITEDGVLKGSEVRGPIAKEAADLWPAIGSAASIIV
- a CDS encoding 30S ribosomal protein S17, which translates into the protein MVGINVEQPEKECQDPNCPFHGELPVRGQIIEGTVTSDKADRTITVERSFYKYIKKYERYEKRKSKIQAHKPDCLDVKVGDSVKIAECRQLSKTKHFVLVEVKEGE
- the rnp1 gene encoding ribonuclease P protein component 1 — protein: MITPQNVFRHEFIGLTIEVTDSNHKECVGIKGKIIDETRNTLVVDTGDDEKRLIKDQVEFKLYLPEDKIVLVEGKYIVARPEDRIKKKFNKIR
- the yciH gene encoding stress response translation initiation inhibitor YciH, translating into MKICEICGLPEDLCVCEEIAREVQKVKVYTVRRRFGKLMTIVEGIDEHDIDIRELTKTLKSKCACGGTSKKGQIELQGDHKRKVKEVLAGMGFSSDTIEIK
- the rpmC gene encoding 50S ribosomal protein L29, with the translated sequence MVILRSKELRDLSLDELQNKLNELHAEYDTLIGKGSVSGVDNPGKIKETRRTIARVLTIMNEEKQKQGE
- a CDS encoding 30S ribosomal protein S3, which encodes MIEKDFVKEGLKRTRIDEYLEEKLERAGYGGMDIQVTPVGTMVIVYAEKPGMVIGRGGKTVRSITKTLKNNFDLENPQVEVKEVEIPELNPRIMAHKVVAMLQRGMQFRRVAYSIIRRIMSAGAQGVEVTISGKIRGSRSACAKFNDGYIKKCGEPSIKHVKEGFATVQLKPGVLGIYVRIMPPEVVLPDNIEIIEADGEVEEIKPAANSEESVDTIKEEITGEDILEELADESEIEEITEEVMETLEE
- a CDS encoding 50S ribosomal protein L22, producing MAKKNTYSYQPKPDEKIAKAAGHNLKISPKHSVEICRSIRNMYLEDAKAFLEDVVAKKTVVPFKRHNKKVGHRSELVGWSSGRYPVKAAAAILKVLENAEANAENSDLDVENLKLVHASANRGVIIRGWTPRAFGRASPSNTPTTHIQIVLGEA
- a CDS encoding 30S ribosomal protein S19; amino-acid sequence: MARKIFKFRGYTLEELQDMSLDEVIELLPSRQRRSLKRGFLPRQEKVLEKMEKVKDMKNDSGRPIVIKTHCRDMIVLPNMVGYTFGIYNGQDFIEVTIKPEMIGCYFGEFAQTRGRVQHGDPGMGATRSSMFVPLK
- a CDS encoding 50S ribosomal protein L2; translated protein: MGKRLIIQRRGRGTPTYRSSSHRFRGKVAYRSYDKFEREGSLKGIVTDIIHDPGRSAPVAIVKFENGEEKLVLAPESIAIDDEIEVGVSAPVEPGNTLPLSEIPEGTPVFNIENNPGDGGKFVRSSGTYASLITHDVGKTMIELPSGELKAFNPRSRATVGVVAGGGRKDKPFLKAGNRYHALKAKGKKMMTVRGVAMNAVDHPHGGGNRQHPGRPTTISRHAPAGRKVGSIAARRTGKRR
- a CDS encoding 50S ribosomal protein L23, whose product is MDPYSVIIKPRLSEKTMNQIYDENKITFVVRRSANKRVIKDAFQELYETKVLSVNTHITPRGEKVATIEVEESGIAEDIAISLGVF
- the rpl4p gene encoding 50S ribosomal protein L4, producing MAKVNVYSLKGEVTDEIELPEIFEETYRPDVIKRAVISSQTARIQPWGSDPMAGKRTTAESFGSGRGVAMVPRVKGSSKAAFVPQSIGGRKAHPPRVNTIYHEKVNKKERILAIRSAIAATANKNLVEKRGHQVSNLEQVPFIVDDELETIKTAKETREIFKNLGIMDDIVRAKKGRKIKSGKGKLRGRKYRTPSGPLVVVGNDRGIKLGARNHAGVDVVEVNNINAELLAPGTHAGRLTIYTKSAIEKLGDLFQQNRS